The Oreochromis aureus strain Israel breed Guangdong linkage group 16, ZZ_aureus, whole genome shotgun sequence genome includes the window TAGCAAGCTAACAAGGAGGGGCAATATTTGGTTAGGGTGGATGTGGAACAGACATTTAATTATACACACACTTATCTTTTTGCTTAATATGGCAATTGTGTGAGACGCTCGCGAGTTAACACGGGTGTCATTTGAGTTCAGCTGGCTGTAAAACAGAGCGAACATCAGGATTACGGAGCCGGGAGGGCCCAGCCTTGCTTGTGACCGGTGTCTCTGCAAGTAGCTAGTTAACGCTAGCTGGCACTGACAGCTACATCGTCTGCCTTTAATTTCCCCAGTTCCAATGATTCAAATAGAACACAGTTTATCGTTCACAGACATTACAATATTAGCAAGCCACTGGTACGAACTTGATAGCTATCACCACCTTTGGTTCATTACGAGGAATTTTACCGGTAGCAAGATAGCACCTTTGATGGCGAACTCCTCACGATAGCTCGCATTAGCCAGCTAGCTTGCTAACTAGCAAGCTGGCTGGTTGGCAGGGAGCTTTGCCGGGGCCAGGCTCCCCACGGAGGCCCAAAGACcttctttttctacataaatTTAATTCGAGTCATGTTACGAAGACTAATGTTTATATGTCAGCTCACCTCGACATCACGCCCCTTATTTTTAAAGCTCTTGATGCGGTGGTTTTCTAAGCCGGCGTTTTCTGCCATGGCTGTATGGGGTTTAGCTGTTACTCCGGCTTTCGGGATCTCCTCCGTGAAAGACGATGTACGGCAGGTCCTGCGCCGCTGCTGGCTCCGAACAGAGGGAGGAGTACGTAACAGATCGCAGAGTGAGGGGAGGAGTTATTGCATACCTCCTGTCTGGGCTGCCCTGGTTTCCACGGCTTTCCTCGATGCAGTGACAATAAATTCACCTGCGATTTATTGCGCACGACGACGACTTTCGGACGTAAAAAAGCTGCGAAACCGCCACGTTAACAGCGAGGCACATGAAAAATACTCAGCTTCATGATCTACAATCTCAAGACATGACAGTGTTCCAGAATGATGCCGCCAGACACAAAACTTTAATGAATCAACAGTATTTGGTTTCATACAATAACATCATTAGTGCAAACAAGGACAAGcatttgaaatatttaatcGTCACACTTCAGCAGCGGATATGCAATGCCTGTACATAACGACAACTCCACGTTTCTGATATATCTCTAATCAGAGACGACCAGCACCAGCTCTGGAAATATTCTGATagttaaaataaacacactctATATTTTTTAGGGTGAAAAAAGGGCTGCTCAAAGAAGTGATTTATATATATTAGTGTTTACAATTTCAGAAATATGTCAGTTGCCAGCACCATCACCTCCTGGAATGTGCACTGATTTATTGTTTGTATTAATCTTCCTATCAACTCTAAATAATGCAGTGACATTAATCATAAAGGTGTTGCGGTATCGCCATGTTTTCATTGCGTGATAATTCAAAAAGGCAGCATAATAGTCAATGTATTAGAATTATAGCTGACCCTTCATTGGGTCACTAATTTCTGCTGgccaaaacaaaatacatattATATCAAAAAAATAAGATGCCAAACTTTGATCtggaaatcaaataaatacaaataaatacaggGTGTATGCTGAGATGTTAGTATGATATTTTggatgatatatatatatatatatataaagcaaTGTCAATAACACATGGCTTCTCATCCTGAAAAACAGTGAACATACCATTACATCCATTGTCTGTTATCTACACACATGTATTGTGGATTAAAGCAGCAACTGAAAGGTTTTCAATTAATACGGATTGATTATTATTGACATAAGTTTGTGATTTTACAGCTTTCCATCATCACGGACTGTGACAGCCGATTGTAGTCGAACAAGGAAGAGAAATCCCCACTTCTTCATGGGTACTCTAAAGTCAATCCAGAGCAGCAGTAGAGAGAGAGTAAACAGGGGGAACGAAACAAGATGCCTCCAAGCCACGCATAATGATACTACCAGTTAAGGTCAAACTGTAGTGATACAGAGGTTGCTAAGAGATATAGAGGAGGGCGACAACATATAGAGGGGCTGAGGCCGAAGTGCTCCTTTAGAAGATTTGTTGTTCAAAGAGGATCTTCTCAAATCCTTGTGGAGGAGTGTGATAGAAGTCACTAAACTGGCAGTCTAAGATGGCACTGTCATCCACTAGAACAGAAGATAAAGACACGATAAATCATAAGTTCAGACACTGTATTCTTGTTCACATCTTAACTTTTCTATGGTTGAATTTCACCTTTAAAGACCCTGAAAGTATATACTCTGTGAAAACAGCTTTaggttttcttctgtttatgaGATAAACTCTCAAAACCTCAACCTGAGCCTGTGTACGTGTGTTGTCTGAGAATGTTACCAAACACAGGGATGAAAACAGCACATTAtagatgtgtttgtgtatgcagAATTGCAGTGGTTGGGATTGGTGGTATAAATGAAACAGATTTCATCCTAAATATCTGGGTATTAACGGCAACTGTTACCTACAACTCTCAGACACTCAGGACATGCTAGCGAATTAATTGTGATTTGGCTGTTTACGCCACAATATTACACCAAGatctgatttacaagtacacaTGGAAGCAGTCCAAATTAAAAGTGATGTGATCAGGTTCCAGGTGAtgccgcccccccccccccaccccaatcTTAAATACAATTTTGGACACTTGCGATTGCATTCTGATCACAGCTTTAGTTAGAGAGTTCAGGTCAAGAGCAAACATCCTACATGTGTGCTGTCCAACATTATCTGGACAAGCTCCACACATCAGATGGAGAACTGAATCAAGTCACTGAAATCATCGCAATAACTTTTTACTGGACTAAATTATGCATGCCTCGATTCTCTGTGGCAAGGCCGCTGCCTTCTGATGAAagctgtgtttgatcagttCAAATAGAGCACTCTTTCCTGTGTGTGGCGAAATATTCACATTAAAAACTCTATTAAACTCTATTCAACTAAATCTGTCAGCCTGTCTGCAGAACAGCTGTGCAAAGATGTGCAATACAGCCCTCTAGTGGAATCAAGTTGTAACTGCTATAACGAATACAAAAGGatccaaatattttttgttttgttatattcAAGTAAGGCAACAATGATCATATGGTTAGCAATCATTGATAACTAGTGAAAATATGAAACCAAGAATCAACTTACCATAAACAACAGGGTATACAGTGCCTCGGATCCCTGAGGCAGGACAATGCATGTTCTTTCCGTTCAGATATAAATTCAGCTCCACGTGGTCATATGTGATGCCCTGAGgaacacaaatacacaagctgagaaaagcatgaaactcTTGTTGAAGTATCTTATCTCGGGAGGTCACAGCTTACATCTGTGCCATGTTTAAAATCTTTTCTATATTTTAAAAGAAGCaggaaaagttgttttttttctctcttaaacAGAACTTttatcaaaaaaacaaagacaagaagACAATACAAAACACTAAGGTTCCCATCTCACAGACTTCTTTGCTTTCTCCTCTTATGGCAAATGAAAATGTGACTGACAAAGTTGGATTTAAAAAACATGCCAAGGCATTTTGTGATGGATAAACAAAACGATGAAGACACGCTAAATCTCTGCCGCCAACATAGTGTTAGTGTCTAATCCAAAACCGGTTCTATGCatttaaaccaaaaacaaacaaacccatcaACACTGTAGCACCAAACTGCTGCTCCCAAAGCTGAAACCACTGACATCAATGGGAGGGGCTACCCCCAAAAAGATGATTTACAGCCCACAGACTGAATGTGTTCATGACTTTCTTCCCACAGAAATCACCCCAACTTCTGCCACACAACAGCTGGTTTTCAAACCTGTCAAAATGTGGGCTTGTACTCAAAAGGCGCCGAGCGAGAACTGACTCAAAACTGCACTGCATCAGCAGAAAAGAGGTAATAATCATCAGCACTTAGCCGATTGAACCCGTAAATTACATTTTAGCCTTTGTAATCAAAGACTTAAGAGTTTAGAAGTATGCCTAAGTAGCCTGAATTACTCAAGAAACACTAGTGAGGGCCAATGTGTGCGAGGGCCACTATGTCAGTTTGTTTAGCTCCTAGTGTTCCAGTAAGAAGTGATAAAGAGAACAGATGATAACGTACATGTGTGCTGCACCACAACCTTACAAGCTAGTTAGTTACAAGCTGTGTAAAGTTCACCTTACTTGCATAAAAACAACTGTCGAAAAGCATCGACTGCTAATAAGCGGTCCAGTTACTGTCTCTGAGAGAGGCCGTGCACTTATATTCTTTTTAACTTTGTGACTGCCTCTATCTGTCTTTATGATtatttgatataaataaatgtgcagACTCATTGCACATGGGCTGCAGAGTACCATCATATAGGACAGAACAAACACCACAGATCAAATGCTGGATCTGATAAATCCTATTGCTTTTTGAAAAAATATAAGCTCATCTTGAATTGTGTGTATGGTGTGCATGTTCACAGTCACACACTTCAAACAATCTCAGTACGGCAACTCAGTGATCAATCACAACTTTCATACAAGTTGGTTTCTCTAGCAAAAATATTTGCAGAGATGGATCACTCCCTGTGTGTCAGAAAACATTCAAACAGCTAAATCTGAAACACAGTGCAGAGTGAGTGGTTGAtctaaatttgatgaaaatgaaaatactttgtgtcataataaaattaatgataATCACTTATAGATTTACTCTTTACCCCTTTAAAGCCTACTAAGAGTCTACTGTGATCTGAGTGGTTTCTGTCAAAGTTTAGGCCTGCTTATAAAACCAAATAAATGGGTTTACATCAGAAATTACGAGGGTGGTCTCTGCCTATGCAGCTATCCTtggaaaaacctggaaactactCTAATGGTCATCAAACCGTGTCTTTATGGGGAAAAGAATCAGAAGGAGTGTCTGAGGAGTCAAAAATCACCGTTATAGGGTACAGGGGAGGTCATCAAATGTCTTTATGGGGGAAAGAGTTCATAATTCTCTTTGCACAAGTTTCTTCCTTTGCATTTACGTAGTTCCAGTATGTCAAGTTAATCTGCAGAAATAGCTTCTTGCTTTCTTTTAAGGCAGGTGATTTTGGTGCACTACTTGGTGTACTACTATTACTAACAGACTTAACGGGTTTCCACGGTGACCAAAGTTTAAATTATGGTAAAACTGTATAGTAGTAGCAGAACCAAACATTGCCCTATAAAGAGCATGGCTGGATTTTCTACACCATCAAtccgcttttaaaaaaatcaatttgtTCCAACCTCAAGTCTGAACTCATTAAAGTTGTATCTTTTTAAAGCTTATTTCAGAGTCCTGACAGTTTTGTGAACAATTCCaataatatgtaataaaaaagGGATGATCAGCAGCTGTGTAGAGTATGTTCTCTGCAATAAATAATTTCAGTACTTACAACAGAAGATATTTTTATCTCTGGAACAGCCTTTAGgataaaagttaatgttttTAGCTCCCACCCCAGTTCTAATTGATTCCACGAGATTCCAAGAAAACCCTCTCCCCAAAAAACAGTTCTCCATTTTTAGCTTCACAGCCCAACTAATAACACTTAAACATTTCAAAGATCAGGGAATCATAATTAAATATGTAATTAAGCCCAATTATTTTTGTGACCTACCACAATATCCCCCTCCTGAGGAATGCTGTTAGCGGGTAGACGATTCTTCTCTTCATTATTGTGGTAAATGGAGCCATCGTGCCTCAGGACTAGGCTGTTTGTGTCTCTGCCCATAGGCACTTGGTTGAGATTCACTTTCTGGGTTGCCACACCTATCCcccacacacctacacacaaaGCACACCACTTAAGTACGAAGATGTGAAGGGCACACACCAATAacatgttcattttaaaatgtgcatTCCAAACTATCCTGATATTTGATGACTTCCAATCTATGTTACAAACTTTACTACAATGTTTTTCTGGACTGAGATctgattgtttgttttaaaactgtTGAGAATGTCATCTCAATCATTCTTTTACCACAAACTACATGTACAAAAATATAATGTGTGCTTTCAAATATGGTcattgcaaaaagaaaaaaaaagtaagcaTGAACCAGTGAGCATGCAGTCACAAGACCAGTGTTGCATCTAAAAATAGTGTGTCAATAACTCCCAGCAGGAACGCAGAAAATTGCAATCATGAAGGAAAAGACGACGATAACTAAAAGGCTTAAAAGCCAAGTGCTCACCAGTGGACTGGATCTTAAACTCAAAATAACTTTTGTTCTGGTGCAAAGGAGCGTTGGCCAAGCAGCCTCCGGTTCCACATATCCTTCGGCCGCTCTTTACAATGACAACATCTGTGCCTGCAAGACAAAGCAAGGCTCGATTTTACTTTCAACTGataaaatgcactttctagatCACATGATACccgtgaaacagctgaaaagatTTTTACATTATTAATATTGTTGATTCATTTTCTATCAGTAAGTTTGTTGTTTAAGCTGTACAACAACTGTGGCTGGCCAATTCTCCCGATGCCATTTGAAAATCCAGATAGTCCACGTGGGGGAAAAATTAAGTTAGTGGTACGTTTATGCTCGATGACTCAGTGAATAAAgaacacagactgtatataaacgaCAGATGACCTGGCTCCACTCCCTCCATGTTTATGCAGTCTTCTGATCCAGACCATCACCACTTTAATAAAAATAGCCTTTAAATTGTAATCCTATGATGAATCCAGGCGAGGCCATGCCTTTAATATTTTACGGTAACAACtaccatttaaaaaacatcATAACTTTTAAATTATGATTGTATCTTCTAAAAATGACTAGTTCACTTCCATCTTAATGTGCAGAGGCTGAGACAGgtgaacatgttttttttcctcaaatacAAAAGCACACATGTCGTTATTTCTAATGTCACAACCTGTTGTGAAGTCTACTTAAGTAGATCTCCAGGAAGCAATAAGTCATACTTTACAATGTAGTAGGAACATGTTGTGGCCAAGATAAAAATGGacaaatgtgtatatttctCCATTTATCAGTGAACATTGAAACTAGCTGATTAATCCGTTGTGTCCAAAGATACAAATTAAATACAGCTTTCTGCTTAAATCAGAGTAATTTAATATGTCTTAAATTCTCTTTGGGGCGCAAACAGGGGGATTCTGACAGCTTCCATCCATGAACAGTTGTAAAAGAGCTCAGGTTCAATTATCTGTCCGGTCAGTTGTTGCTGTCTttgtcttgtgtcatgtcaagCTGCGGTTAGCAACAACTGA containing:
- the spryd7b gene encoding SPRY domain-containing protein 7b, which encodes MAAMFTCCLGCCGDGGSGHIPLKEMPTVQLDTHHMGTDVVIVKSGRRICGTGGCLANAPLHQNKSYFEFKIQSTGVWGIGVATQKVNLNQVPMGRDTNSLVLRHDGSIYHNNEEKNRLPANSIPQEGDIVGITYDHVELNLYLNGKNMHCPASGIRGTVYPVVYVDDSAILDCQFSDFYHTPPQGFEKILFEQQIF